Part of the Acidobacteriota bacterium genome, CGAGCAAATCCGCAATCGAATGGACTGATGCAACTTGGAACCCGGTAACCGGCTGCACTAAAGTCTCTCGCGGTTGCGACAATTGTTATGCTGAGCGCCTTTCCGAGCGGTTCCGCGGCACACCCGGGCATCCATTTGAGAGCGGGTTTGATCTTACGCTTCGCCCAGAGCGCCTTTCCCAACCGCTTTCGTGGAAACGACCGAGAAGGATCTTCGTCAATTCGATGAGCGACCTGTTTCACAACAGAATTCCAACAAAGTTCATCGATCGTGTTTTTGAGACGATGGAGTCTGCTGACCAGCATGTGTATCAGGTGCTCACGAAGCGAAGCTCACTGATGAAGAATTACCTGCTACAAAGGTACGATGGCAGCGCGACGCCGCGCCATATCTGGTGCGGAGTGTCCGTTGAAGATCACAAGGCAACCGCCAGGATTCAACACCTTAAGACGGCTCCGATCACCATTCGTTTTCTTTCCATCGAACCGCTTCTCGGCCCTGTGGGAGAGATTGATCTGCAAGGGATTTCCTGGGTCATCGTCGGCGGG contains:
- a CDS encoding phage Gp37/Gp68 family protein encodes the protein MASKSAIEWTDATWNPVTGCTKVSRGCDNCYAERLSERFRGTPGHPFESGFDLTLRPERLSQPLSWKRPRRIFVNSMSDLFHNRIPTKFIDRVFETMESADQHVYQVLTKRSSLMKNYLLQRYDGSATPRHIWCGVSVEDHKATARIQHLKTAPITIRFLSIEPLLGPVGEIDLQGISWVIVGGESGPKARPMELRWVLDIRDMCKQSGVDFFFKQWGGRTPKAGGRKLEGIEHNAMPGYP